CAAGTGAAGCCttggtccagggctttttgttgttattgttgggaggtttttgatTATTGAACCAATCTCCATTataggtctattcagattttcaaTTTATGATTTAGTCTTGGTAGGTTTTGTGTTCCTAGGAATATTTGCATTTCATCTAGGTTACCCAATTTGGGGCAAATGATTATTTATAGCACTCTTAagatccttttttatttctttaaaatcagtAGTAATGTCCTACcacaaataatttttgaacaaacATTTGTGTGCCAGGCATGAAGTGTTAGGACCTGCAGACCTATCTCTGAGTAATACCTCATAATCTCACAGAGCTTATAGTACAGTACATTTAGAATGTAACttagctgtgatgatgccatggcactctaccccatgtgacagagtgagactctgtctcaaaaaacaaaaaatgtggtTTAGAGACCAAAGTTAGGTAACTTTCCACTTTTCAGAATTATATTAACTACATATCTTTTAAATCTAAGAGTGtgaaaaaagtaggaaaaaagaataatacaaagaaTTGTATTAACTATACATATGAATTTAAGGTATTGATCCCCAAACCACATTCAGTGAAAGCCCTTATGGTGCAGTCTTATCAACCCTCACTTGTTGCTACTGCTATATGCTGTTCCAGGTCTCTAGTGTCAGAACATGTGTGGCAGACAGTCTTAGAGACAGGGCCAGCTAGCAGCAGTGACCTGTGGTCCAGCAGTACTCTTTCCTCCACACTCAAGTTCAGGCATGGGGATAGGGCTTTTTTTTCCACCTTAGTCAGGATATAGCAAATATCCACACAATAGAGGGTATAAGTGCACTAATCTTAAATATATAGTTTGATAGTAAATACGCATATGTTATACATTGCTTAATGACACAGATAAATCCTGGGAAAGGTGTTGTTAGACAATtttgttgtgcaaacatcatagaatgttgtgcaaacatcatagaatgTTGCACACACATCACAGAATGTATTTACAGAGATGTATTGTGGTATAACCTACTGCTCATCTGGATGGACTATGGTACAGCctattgctcccaggctacaaaccCATGTAGcatattactgtactgaatactataggcagttgtaacacaatggcaaatatttttatatctaaacATAAGAAAGGTAGAGTAAAAATATGGCATTGTAATCTTATGAAATCACTATTGTATATGCAGTCTGTTATTGACTAAAATGTTGCTATGAGGTGTGTGCCTGTATATATAGATGCTCTTTTATTTATGATGGGATTACGTCTAATAAAcctattgtaagttgaaaatattctaAGTCAAAATGCATTTAGTATACCTAATCTATCAAACATCACAGCTTAGGTTAGCCTACATTAAACATGATTCAAAACACTGATgttaaggggcagcgcctgtggctcaaaggggtagggtgctggtcccatatgccaaaggtggtgggttcaagcccagccctggccaaaaaaaccacaaaacactgaTGTTAGCCTACAACTGGATGAAATCATCCAatagcctattttataataaaatgtaatttactaaatgtagtaCATAAAGTATCAGCCTTTTGCCCTTGGGGTCATGCAGCTGACTGGGAGCTGCGGCAGCAGGGACCTGGAGAAAAAAactttgcatttttcctttttcttaccgCATATCACTAAATCGAGgtaaaagcaaaattcaaaatttgaaatagtttctactgaatgtgtatTGCTTTCGCACCATTACAAAGTCTAAAAATTGTAAATCGAACTTTTGTTAGTCAAGGACCATCTCTGCTTCTGTAACCATCAGTGAATTGGCATAAAATATTTGTCTTCCCAGTAAAAGCTTTTATATGTACATGGTATATGAGCAGATTTGAGCTTGTACAGTCTTATTCTGGCAGCATATAATAAGGAGTGTAAGGGGGTCCGAACCTTCATCTGGGAGCCTTGGCTGCAGGAATTGTCCAGGAATTCCATTGACTCTGCCAGGAGTTGCTCAGACATTCACATATTCTGCAAAATTGGCTTTGACCTTAGCCCTCCAACAAATTCTACTTGTGCTTACAGACATCACACCTCCACGCCCTAGTTCATTCATTTGTGGAATGCGCAGGTCCTTATTTGGTAGAATATCCAAAGATAATGAAGCTGCGGTCTCTGCCCTTCCGGAGAAGATCCAGCCAGAGTCACTGTAGCCCAAAGACCgcctgctgtggtttgaatgacTCCCCTGCAAAATTCCTGTGCTGAAAACTTAATCTCCAAGGCAACAGTGTTGAGAGCTTTTTGGGAGGTGTTTAGTTCCTGAGAATTCTGCCCTTAGAACAGATCAATACCATTACAAAAAGGGCTTGGGGGAGTGGGTccactctcttctcttctgccctTGGGGCACACCGTTCCTCCCCTACCAGAGGACGAGCATTCAGAAGCACTGTCCTGGCAGCAGAGAGACCAGGACTTTCCAGgcctcagaactgtgagaaataaatttcttttctgtatcaattACCCAATCTGTggcattctgttacagcagcacaaaacagaccaAGATACCCCTTGCTCCCCAGGCTCACCTTTGACTTTTCTATGTGTAACTGCCATATTCTCTTGTACCCTCCTTAGAAAATTCTAGCTCCACTCTCTCCCTCATTTTTGGGCATAACTCATTTTTACCTGAAGTCAGGTCGGGCCAGGACcatcttccctctgcccatcttgtCTCAGTCTGGCTTTCTCAGACATGGCCATTAGAGCTGCCTGTTCTCTTGCATGTCCAGAAAGTAGGTACAATGAAGTGGCCTTAGAAGGACATGGGCTATTTAGCCTGGAGAAATCACCATTAACAAGTAAGTTGATTCTTGACCTTGGAGCTATAAAGAGGGATTTTATAAGAAGGAATTGGACCAATTGTTCATGGTCTGTAAAGAAGCAACAAAAGGAGCAGGTTTGGATTAGGAAAGGAAAGATGGTATTTGAAGAGCAGATAGAAAGTCCTTGTCCAAAGAATGATAGAGACAATGCCATAAAGCCTCCACCCTGAGCCCCTCAGAGGAGAGGACAGATAGGTGACAACCGAGGAGAGTTCAGGGGCTCTCCTGTCCCTGGGTGACCGGCTGGGCTGCCACTCTGGCCTCTGTAACTCCAGGGCTCCATGATTCTATGATGTCACTGAAGGGAGAAGAATGGGGAGCTGGGCTCAGCTCCAGCTGCTCCTATTCCTCTCTCCTCTGGATTCGGATAGTTTTTGGGGTGAGGGGAGGTGAGCTGAGTGATCACACGTGTCCCAGCTCAGTCTCCCCTCCAGCCACCTCAGCCCCCACCAAATTTATGGAGAGAAATTAGCCAGTGTGAGTCAACAGCATGAAACAAGCAGAGCATCTTTTATGAAGCTGAACTGATCGAAAGAGCAACAGTGAAAACAGCCTTTTATTCCTCTGTTTCTAgaaaacttaaagaacaagagaacTACATTCAAACTGAGCTGGAAAAGAATAGTTGGACAATCTGTGATTGTGAGAGTGGATGAGTCTTCTAGCTAAAACTACGAATTTTGAAACCACAGCAGtcactttcttcatcatccttctAATTTGCCTCATTTGCATCTTCCTTTTATTGGTGGTTTTTTTCTATAAATGGTATAAATCCATGCTGACAAATTGGGATCAGATTTCAAGTCACACTAACAGATGTATCTAGAAATaatattaaacaatttaaaatagaacaattaataATGCCCTAGCTATCTACTTTTTCCATTTCAGGGCTTTAGAAATGCTAATTTCCATTTAAAAGTGAAGTTTCTATGGCATACCTTAAAATCAGGgtaattcttccttttctaatttctttttttttaaattttatttatttatttattttgcttgtttgtttttagttttcaagGCAAAAGAGATGAAGAGGGAGAAACACTTCCTTGTACAGATGCTGATGGAGGTGCTTGTGCAGCTGCTGATGGGGAGACGaataacccagaagaccaaggGAAGTAAGTCTCTTTCTTAGGATGTGGTAGAAAGCCATTTTTGAAAcgcatgaatttttaaaatcctgcTGATTTGTTTTCCAGGGACGTAGTGGAAACGGTGCCAGTGAGGCCTGGCATTCTTGTCCAGAGACACCCTAGGGAAGGCTCAAggagagggagcaaggagagagatcagaacaaaacaaaagacgAAGGTCAAGAGGTGATGTGTTTTTCCACTCTCAAGGGGCAAATTAGAATGACTGAAAAGGAGGTAAATTATTCAGCAAGGTATAAAAATAAGGGATGGAGTTGCCTACCACTTAGGTTTGTATTTGGAAAAAGTTCAGTGCCCACAGTCACTTAAACCATTCTTCTTAGCCTGTTGATTGTTGTCATTAAACCACCTACATATGCCACGTCTAGAAATGTGCTCATTCTTCATTCCTCCATTTGTGTTTTTCCTAATAGTTCCCCTTCAGTTTATTTTACTCAGAAAGCTAGGATCTTAGAGCTATAAGAAATGATATGGGGATCTGGGTgacgcatgtggctcagtgggtggggtgccggctccatataccgagggtggcaggtt
The sequence above is a segment of the Nycticebus coucang isolate mNycCou1 chromosome 4, mNycCou1.pri, whole genome shotgun sequence genome. Coding sequences within it:
- the C4H2orf74 gene encoding uncharacterized protein C2orf74 homolog encodes the protein MSLLAKTTNFETTAVTFFIILLICLICIFLLLVVFFYKCFQGKRDEEGETLPCTDADGGACAAADGETNNPEDQGKDVVETVPVRPGILVQRHPREGSRRGSKERDQNKTKDEGQEVMCFSTLKGQIRMTEKEDDNLQKTTTSLSRVHSGADSQKRPLKGVTFSREVIVVDLGNEYPIPRSYTREHKERK